TCTGCGTGGCGGCTTGCCCATTACTACCGCAGCGAGCTGCACCTTGTTCGGTGCGGTCTCCGGCTCCACGCAGGCAACCGTCGTTGCCATGGGCGGACCGATGCGCCCGAAGCTGCTGGAGAAGGGCTACTCGGACTCGTTCAGCCTGGCCTTGATCATCAATGCCAGCGACATCGCTCTGCTAATCCCGCCAAGCATCGGCATGATCATTTATGGCGTAGTGTCGGGCGCTTCGATCGGTGACCTGTTCATTGCCGGCATCCTGCCGGGCTTCCTGCTGTTGGTGTTGTTCTCCATTTATTGCTGGATAGGTTCGATCCGCATGGGCATCGAGCCGGAGCCGCGCGTCGGCTGGGCCGCGCGTGCCCGCGCGGCGAAGAAGGCCATCCTGCCCCTGGGCTTTCCGGTGGTGGTGGTCGGCGGGATCTACGGCGGCTTCTTCAGCCCGACCGAGGCAGCCGCGATCGCGGTGCTCTATGCGCTGGTGCTCGAGATCGTGATATTGCGCGCTGTGAAGCTGCGCGAGCTGTGGGACGTTGCACTCTCGACCGGCCTGATAACCGCCGTCGTGTTCATCCTGGTCGCCGCGGGTACCGCCTTCACTTATGTCATCTCCTTTGCCGGCATACCGCAGGCTATCCTCGATCCGGTTATCGCCTCGATCGGCGACAGCCCGACCATGGTGCTCGGCCTGATTGCGATTTCCTTCTTTATAGGATGTATGTTCGTTGACCCGATCGTCGTCATCCTGATCCTGACGCCGCTGTTCATGCCCGCTGTGAATGCGGCCGGCCTGGATCCGGTGCACGTCGGGGTGATCGTCACGCTGCAGGCGGCGATCGGCTCGGCCACACCACCGTTCGGGTGCGACATCTTTACCGCCATGGCGGTGTTCCGCCGTCCGTACTTCGATGTCATCCGCGGGACACCGCCGTTCATCCTGATTCTGCTCTTTGCAACCGTGCTGCTTATCCTGTTTCCCCAGATCTCCCTCTGGCTACCC
The nucleotide sequence above comes from Halopseudomonas xinjiangensis. Encoded proteins:
- a CDS encoding TRAP transporter large permease — encoded protein: MLTITFVTMFVLLALGFPMMVPLLAAALMLMFFTLDTNNVGLLMGQMISGVRSWALAAVPLFIFAADLMTRGHTANRLLDLVQSFVGHLRGGLPITTAASCTLFGAVSGSTQATVVAMGGPMRPKLLEKGYSDSFSLALIINASDIALLIPPSIGMIIYGVVSGASIGDLFIAGILPGFLLLVLFSIYCWIGSIRMGIEPEPRVGWAARARAAKKAILPLGFPVVVVGGIYGGFFSPTEAAAIAVLYALVLEIVILRAVKLRELWDVALSTGLITAVVFILVAAGTAFTYVISFAGIPQAILDPVIASIGDSPTMVLGLIAISFFIGCMFVDPIVVILILTPLFMPAVNAAGLDPVHVGVIVTLQAAIGSATPPFGCDIFTAMAVFRRPYFDVIRGTPPFILILLFATVLLILFPQISLWLPSLAG